In Fimbriimonadaceae bacterium, the following proteins share a genomic window:
- a CDS encoding RNA methyltransferase, with the protein MRLDPKPRAPRAQPLPRLTAEFLVSLGDRSIRDRLGLFPAEGLRSFHSAVANATPILGLARSPSLLSYPARCEMDEFAKDRGIPLLEVSRADFQSFSAAREPKGVLLVCPQRWDPLPSHVGQRDLWIGVENLRTPGNLGTLMRSAAAFGASGLMVFGPPRDRTDVYAPQSVRASMGGVFSLRIVQTSHRAFRSWNRRYELTVLGACPKAPTEVRRVSLRRPVLLMLGSEREGLSEAQRDSCDGFVRIPMSAGTDSINVAMAGTVLMYEAVSQRGCRGRR; encoded by the coding sequence CCGGTCGATCCGTGATCGCCTGGGCCTCTTCCCCGCCGAAGGGCTCCGCTCCTTCCACTCCGCAGTGGCGAACGCCACCCCCATCCTCGGATTGGCGAGAAGCCCATCGCTGCTTTCGTACCCCGCCAGGTGCGAGATGGATGAGTTCGCGAAGGACCGAGGCATTCCGTTACTCGAAGTGTCCCGCGCCGACTTCCAGTCCTTCTCCGCTGCGAGGGAGCCCAAGGGTGTCCTCCTTGTGTGCCCTCAGCGGTGGGATCCTCTTCCCAGTCACGTCGGGCAACGCGACCTTTGGATCGGCGTCGAGAACCTACGGACGCCTGGGAATCTGGGGACGCTGATGCGTTCGGCCGCTGCGTTCGGGGCAAGCGGCCTGATGGTGTTCGGCCCTCCAAGGGACCGAACCGATGTCTACGCACCGCAATCCGTCCGGGCGTCGATGGGAGGCGTGTTTTCCTTGAGGATTGTACAGACTTCGCATCGCGCGTTCCGCTCTTGGAACCGGCGGTACGAGCTCACCGTATTGGGAGCCTGCCCCAAGGCGCCGACCGAGGTGCGGCGCGTGAGCCTTCGCCGCCCGGTCCTGCTGATGCTGGGGAGCGAGCGCGAGGGACTCTCCGAAGCACAACGCGACTCGTGCGACGGGTTTGTTCGCATTCCCATGTCCGCGGGAACGGACTCGATCAATGTCGCGATGGCAGGAACGGTGCTGATGTACGAAGCGGTGAGCCAGAGAGGGTGCCGAGGGAGACGATGA